CCGGACCTCCAAGACCCCCGGCCGCACCCAGCTGATCAACTTCTTCGCCCTGGGCGAGGACACCGACCACCGGCTGGTCGACCTGCCGGGCTACGGCTATGCCAAGGTGCCCGAGCAGGTCAAGCTCGAGTGGCAGCGCCACCTGGCGGACTACCTGCAGCGGCGCGCTTCCCTGCGCGGCCTGGTGCTGGTGATGGACGTTCGCCACCCGCTCTCCGAGTTCGACCAGACGATGCTGGGTTGGGCCGACGACCAGGACATGCCGGTGCACATCCTGCTGACCAAGGCCGACAAGCTGAAGTCGGGCGCCGCCAGGAACGCCCTGCAGCAGGTACGCTCGCGGCTGCGCGAGTGGGAGGACCTGGTGAGCGTCCAGCTGTTCTCGGCGCTCAAGAAGCAGGGCCTCGAGGAGGTGCATGCACGCCTCGACGACTGGCTATTAGCGGACATCGGGGACGACTAGCCGGAGGGCTGCCCGGTGGCAAGCCCCGGAGTGCCGGACCATCGCGAGGGCGCTGTAAACCCGTCCATGAGCGCTACCGACGCCCTGCGGCGCTCTCGCATCCTGCTCCGCTGGCAGGGCCGGCGCTGGCCATTCCTGGCCAGCCCGTTCGGAGGAATCCTCCTCACCCCTGGCGTAGGACCCTCGCTTCGCCTTGCCCCCGACGCCCTTCAAGGTATGAGTCTTGGCCAAGCCGATGAGATTCGCTTCTGCTTATCTGGCCGACGGCTTTCAGCTTTCTAATTTCTCCAGCAGCGCCGGCAGCTCGCGGATATGCCCCAGGCGATGGACGCCCTCGGGCAGTGGTGCGCCATGGGGCGTGTCGCCGGCGACCCAGGCCGCCTGCATCCCCAGCCGGATCGCCGGCAGGACGTCTTCCTTCCAGGAATCGCCGATATGCATCGCCCGGGCGGGCGACGCGCCGAGCTTGGCCAGGGCCATCAGGAAGGGCCGGGGATCGGGCTTGGGCGCATGCATCTCCCCGGCGGCGATCGCCACCGCGAAGTGGCGGCGCAGGGGCAGGCGGTCGAAGTCCAGGTTGCCGTTGGTGATGGAGCCCAGCCGGTAGCGCGTCCCTAGCTCGCTGAGCATCGGTTCCACCTCCGGGTAGGGCGAGACCCGCAGGCGCAGGTCGTGGAAGCGCTCCATGGCGCGCGTCGCCCAGTGCCAGGCCGCCTCATGGGGCAGGCCGAACTCCTTCAGCAGCGAGGCCAGGGCCTGCTCGCGGATCCAGGTGAAGTCGCCGCGGCGCAGCGGATGGCGCTCGGCGAGTGCCTGGCGCCGGGCCTGGTAGTGCGGCAGCGGCACCCGCTCGGCGAAGCGTCCCAGGTGCTGCTCGCCACGCTCGGCGAGCCATTCGGCCAGGGCCGTATCGAGCCAGCCGTAGTGGCCCTCCTCGGTGCGTGTCATCACCCCCCGGTTGTCCCAGAGGGTGTCGTCGAGGTCGAAGGTCAGGGCCTGGAGGCGTGGTCGGGTCATGGGCATCATTCGTGGTCGTCGGAGCGGCGGCGTCGGGCGCGGGGGTGGGCGGCGTCGTAGCTGGCCGCCAGGTGCTGCCAGTCGAGCCGGGTGTAGACCTGGGTGGTGGCCAGGTTGGCATGGCCCAGCAGTTCCTGGACCGCCCGTAGGTCCTGGCTGGACTCCAGCAGGTGGCTGGCGAAGGAGTGGCGCAGCCGATGGGGATGCAGGTGCTCGGCCAGGCCGCGCTGCCGGGCCAGGGCCGCGAGGCGCTGCTGGATGGCCCGGTGGCCGAGCCGGGCGCCGCGTACCCCCACGAACAGCGCCGTCTCGCCGTCAGCGGCCAGGGTGCCGCGCACCCCGAGCCAGGCCTCCAGCGCCGCCCGGGCGCGACGGCCCACCGGTACCTGGCGCGGCTTGCCGCCCTTGCCCAGTACCCGCACCCGCTGGGGCTGCAGGTCGGCGAGGGCCAGGGCGGCGAGCTCCGCGAGGCGCAGGCCGCTGGAGTAGAACAGCTCCAGCATGGCCTGGTCGCGGCAGGCCAGTGGCGAGCCGTCGTGGGGCGTGTCGAGGAAGCGCGCCAGGGCGTCCACGTCCACCGGTCGCGGCAGGTCCTTGGGCAGGCGCGGCGTGCGCACCAGGCTGGCCGGGTTGTGGTCCAGCACGCCGGCGGCCCGCAGGTGGTCGGCGAAGCCGGAGATGGCCGCCCGGCGCCGGGCCAGGCTGCGGGGTGCCAGCCCCCGGGCCCGCTCGCCGCCCAGGAAGCGACGCAGCAGGGCGGCGTCGAGGGCGGCGCCGTCGTCCACCCCCTGGTCGGCCAGGAAGTCGCCCAGCGCGGCCAGGTCGCGGCGATAGGCCGCCACCGTGGCCGGGCTGGCGGTGCGGGCCAGGGCCGCCAGGTAGGCGGCCAGCTGGTCGCCGAGCCGGGTCGGCTCAGCCATGGCGGGACGGCGCCAGGCGCATCAGCAGGCGGGCCACCACGTCGCCGACGTACTCGGTGAACAGGGTGTCCATGCTGGCGCGGAAGTGGTCGGGGTCGGGGCTCGCCAGCACCAGGTAGCCGAGCGGCTCGCCCAGGGTCAGCCGGGCCAGCGCACAGGAGCCGGCCTTGTCCGGCGCCTTGGCGTGGGGCAGCAGGCGCTTCCAGTCGGTGGGCGTCAGCCGGGTGCAGCGACTCGCCCGGCCGTCCAGCAGGGCGGCCAGGCGTTGGGCCACGTGGTCGTCGAGCACCTGCCGGGGGGCCTGGGGCGGCTGCGCCTCCCGGTCGGTGAGGCTGGCCGGGCACCACAGGGCCAGCGCCGGGGTCTGGAAGCGCTCGCTGAACTGGGTGGCCAGCGCCTGGCCCAGGGCGTCGCCGTCCTCGGCCTCCAGCAGGGCCAGCACCAGCTCCCGGGTCCGGCGGTACTGGGCCTCGTTGTGGCGGGCCGATTCCAGCAACTGCTCCAGGCGCCACTCGGCCTGCTCGGCGCGGGTGCGCAGATCGGCCACCAGGCGTTCCAGCAGGGAGGTGGCGCCGCGGGCCTCGGGGTGGGGCACCTTGAGCTGCTGGAGCAGGCCCTCACGGCCGACGAAGAAGTCGGGGTGACGGGCGAGCCACTGGGCCACGACGTCCGGGTCCAGGGTCTTGCGTGGCTCGGGGGCGGCTCGGGTCATGCGCTTCTCCTCGGTTCGACGCTCAGTTCAGGGGCACGCGGCCCTCGAAGACCCGCTCGGCGGGTCCGGTCATGATCAGGCAGGCGTCACCGCCGGGCCAGGTGATCTCCAGGTCGCCACCGGGCAGGTGCACGGTGACCGGGCTCTCGAGCCAGCCCAGGCGGATGCCGGTGGCCACCGCGGCGCAGGCGCCGGTGCCGCAGGCCAGGGTCTCGCCGCTGCCCCGCTCATGGACGCGCAGGCGGATCTCGTGGGGCGACACCACCTGCATGAAGCCGGCGTTGACCCGCCGCGGGAAGCGCGGGTGGGCCTCGATGGCCGGTCCCAGGGTGGCCACCGGGGCGGTGTCCACGTCGTCCACCCGCAGCACCGCGTGGGGGTTGCCCAGGGACACCACGCCGACCTCGAGGCGCCGGCCCTCGACGTCCAGGGCGTGCAGGGCCCGGTCCTCGTCGGCCGCGAAGGGCAGCGCCTCCGGGGCGAAGCGCGGCGGCCCCATGTCCACGCTGACGCGATCGTCGTCGCCCACCACCAGGGTGAGCGGGCCGCCGGCGGTCTCGACGTGGATCTCGCGCTTGTGGGTCAGCCGCTGGTCGCGCACGAAGCGGGCGAAGCAGCGCGCCCCGTTGCCGCAGTTCTCCACTTCGCTGCCGTCGGCGTTGTAGATGCGGTAGCGAAAGTCCATGTCCGGGTCCCGGGGCGGCTCGACCACCAGCAGCTGGTCGAAGCCGATGCCGAAGCGCCGGTCGGCCAGGGCGCGGACCTGCTCGTCGCGCAGCCGCGCCCGCTGGGTGATCAGGTCGACCACCATGAAGTCGTTGCCGAGTCCGTGCATCTTGGTGAACTGCAGCAGCATCAGGGCGTCTCCGCGCTGTCGTCGGGGAGCGTGGCCTCGCCGGCCCAGAGGTCCGCCAGGCGCTCGCGGCGTCGCACCAGGTGGGCGCGGTCGCCGTCCACCATGACCTCGGGCGGTCGCGGGCGGCTGTTGTAGTTGGAGGCCATGACGAAGCCGTAGGCGCCGGCGGAGCGCACCGCCAGCAGGTCGCCGGCGGCGATGGCCAGCTCCCGGTCCTGGCCCAGGAAGTCGCCGGTCTCGCAGACCGGGCCGACCACGTCATAGGTGCCGCTCTCCCGCGCCTGGGTGGTGTCCACCGGCAGGATGGCCTGCCAGGCCTGGTAGAGGGCCGGGCGGATCAGGTCGTTCATGGCCGCGTCGACGATGGCGAAGTGCTTGGTCTCGCCGGGCTTGAGGAATTCCACCCGGGTCAGCAGCACGCCGGCGTTGGCGGCGATCGAGCGGCCCGGCTCGAAGAGCAGGGTCAGCTGGTCGCTGCCCGGCCAGCGCGACAGCCGCTCGAGCAGGGCGGTGGCGTAGTCGAAGGGGTGCGGGGGGCGCTCGTCGTGATAGGGCACGCCCAAGCCGCCGCCGAGGTCCAGGTGCTCGATCTCGATGCCGTCCTCGCGCAGCCGCTCGAGCAGCACCAGCAGGCGGTCGAGGGCGTCGAGGAAGGGGGCGGTCTCGGTGAGCTGGGAGCCGATATGGCAGTCGAGCCCCACCACCCGCACGTTGTCCATGGCCGCCGCCTGGCGGTAGACCTCCCGGGCCTCGTCCACCGCGATGCCGAACTTGTTGGCCTTGAGCCCGGTGGAGATGTAGGGGTGGGTGCCGGCGTCCACGTCGGGGTTGACCCGCAGCGAGATCGGGGCGACCCGGCCCAGGCCGCGGGCCACGGCGTCGAGCCGCTCGAGTTCGGCGCGGGACTCGACGTTGAAGCACTTGATGCCCACCGAGAGCGCGCGGGCCATCTCGTTCTCCTGCTTGGCCACCCCGGAGAACACCACCTTGGCGGGGTCGCCGCCGGCGGTCAGTACCCGCTCGAGCTCGCCTACCGAGACGATGTCGAAGCCGGCGCCGAGGCGGGCGAGCAGGTTGAGCACCGCCAGGTTGGAGTTGGCCTTGACCGCGTAGCAGATCAGGTGGGGATGGCTGCCCAGCGCCTCGGTGTAGGCCCGGAAGTGGCGGGCCAGGGTGGCCTTGGAATAGATGTAGCAGGGCGTGCCGAATTCCTCGGCGATACGCGAAAGCGGGAGCTCTTCGGCGTGCAGCACGCCGTCGCGGTACTCGAAATGGTCCATGCCTAGGTGTCGTCCTCGTCGGCGGGGCGGGGGGCGTCGGCGCCCGATGCAGCGGCGTCCGACGCGTCGTCGGTGGTCTCGGGGTCACGGGGGCCGTAGCGCTCCTCCGCCGCGGTGTCGCCGGGCAGGTAGAGGGGGCCCTTCTGGCCGCAGCCGGCCAGCAGCAGGGGCAGCGCCAGCAGCGCGAGCAGGGCGGTGCGACGCATCAGCCCCGGCTCCCCTGGCCATCCTGGGAAGACAGCGCCGCCAGGGCCTCGCGGGCCCGCTGGGCGGCGGCGCGCACCTGGTCCGGGGCGGTGCCACCGATATGGTTGCGCGCGGCCACCGAGCCCTCCAGGGTCAGCACGGCGAAGACGTCCTCGTCGATGACGTCGGAGAACTGGCGCAGCTCCTCGAGGCTCATCTCCGAGAGGTCCTTGCCCTCTTTGATGCCGAAGGCCACCGACTGGCCGACGATCTCGTGGGCGTCGCGGAAGGCCACGCCGCGGCAGACCAGGTAGTCGGCCAGGTCGGTGGCGGTGGAGAAGCCCTTGCGGGCCGCCTCGCGCATGTTGTCGGCCTTGGCCTCGATGGCCGGGACCATGTCGGCGAAGGCCTTCAGGCAGTCCTGGACGGTGGACAGGGCATCGAACAGCGGCTCCTTGTCCTCCTGGTTGTCCTTGTTGTAGGCCAGCGGCTGGGACTTCATCAGCGTCAGCAGGCCCATCAGGTGGCCGTAGACCCGGCCGGTCTTGCCGCGCACCAGTTCCGGCACGTCCGGGTTCTTCTTCTGCGGCATGATCGAGGAGCCGGTGCAGAAGCGGTCGGGCAGGTCGATGAAGTCGAACTGGGCGCTGGTCCACAGCACCAGCTCCTCGCTCATCCGCGACAGGTGCATCAGCAGCACGCTGGCGAAGGAGGTGAACTCGATGGCGAAATCCCGGTCACTGACGGCGTCGAGGCTGTTCTCCGCGGGGCGGTCGAAGCCCAGCAGCTCGGCCGTCACATGGCGGTCGATGGGGTAGGTGGTGCCGGCCAGGGCGGCGGCGCCGAGCGGCAGCACGTTGACCCGCTTGCGGCAGTCGAGCAGCCGCTCCTGGTCGCGGGCGAGCATTTCCTGCCAGGCCAGCAGGTGATGGCCGAAGGTCACCGGCTGGGCGGTCTGCAGATGGGTGAAGCCGGGCATGATGGTATCGGCCTCGCGGTCGGCCAGCGCGATCAGCCCCTCGCGCAGGCGGGTCAGCTCGGCGGCCACGGTATCGATCTCGTCGCGCAGGAAGAGGCGGATGTCGGTGGCCACCTGGTCATTGCGCGAGCGCCCGGTATGCAGCTTCTTGCCGGTGATGCCGATCTTGTCGGTGAGGCGTGCCTCGATGTTCATGTGCACGTCCTCGAGCGCCACCGACCAGGCGAAGGTGCCGGCGTCGATCTCGGCCTGGACCTCGTCGAGCCCCCCCAGGATGGCGTCGCGTTCCGCCTCGGTGAGCACCCCGACCCGGGCCAGCATGGTGGCGTGAGCCCGCGAGCCCTGGATGTCGTGGAGGGCCAGGCGCCGGTCGAAGTCGACCGAGGCGGTGAAGCGGGCGACGAAGGCATCGGTGGGCTCGCTGAAGCGGCCGCCCCAGGACTGGTTGGTGCGGTGGTTCGTCGGGCTTGGGCTCATCGGGCTGACATCCTGCATGGCTGAAGGGGTGGGTGAGGGCCGGCGGCGCGCCGGCCGCAGCTCGGCGAGGCCGCGCTGGCTTGACATGCGGGAAAGTGTACCAGAGTCCACGGGCCAGGCGAGGGGCGGCGGGACGGCCGGGACGTGACGATTTTTCCTGGCCTCCCCGGTCCTTTATGATGGCAGCAAACCAAGACATCACCGGGCGCCGGCGCAAGGGGTGCCGAGTGCAAGCGAACCGGGACGGGGAGAACCACGTGCAAGCCATCGAAACGCTGCGTATCGCCACGCGCAAGAGTCAACTGGCCATGTGGCAGGCCGAACATGTCCGCGACCGCCTGATGGCGACCCATCCGGGGCTCAAGGTCGAACTGGTGGCCATGGCCACCCGGGGCGACAAGATCCTCGACACGCCGCTGGCCAAGGTCGGTGGCAAGGGGCTGTTCGTCAAGGAGCTCGAGGAAGCGATGCTCGATGGGCGTGCCGACATCGCCGTGCACTCCATGAAGGATGTGCCCATGCATTTCCCCGAGAGTCTCGGCCTGTCGGTGATCCTCGAGGGGGCCGAGCCCACCGACGCCTTCGTCTCCAACCACTACGCCTCCCTGGACGAGCTGCCCGAGGGGGCGCGCATCGGCACCTCCAGCCTGCGCCGCGGCCTGCAGATGCGCGAGGCGCGCCCCGACCTCCAGGTGCTCAACCTGCGCGGCAATGTCCAGACCCGCCTGGGCAAGCTCGATGCTGGCGACTACGACGCCATCCTGCTGGCCACCGCGGGCCTCAAGCGGCTGGGCCTCGAGGCGCGCATCACCATGGAGCTGCCGCCGGAGGTCTGCCTGCCGGCCTGTGGCCAGGGTGCCCTGGGCATCGAGTGCCGCATGCACGATGCCGAGCTGATCTCGCTGCTGGCGCCGCTGGATGACCCGGCCACCGCGACCCGGGTCCGCGCGGAGCGCGCCATGAACACCCGCCTCGAGGGCGGCTGCCAGGTGCCCATCGCCGGCCACGCGGTGTTCGAGGACGATGGCGAGACCCTCTGGCTGCGCGCTCTGGTGGGCAACCCGGAGGGCACCGAGGTGCTGCGCGCCGAGGGTCGCGGCTCCCTCCACGAGCCCGAGGCGCTGGGCATCCGCGTGGCGGAGGAACTGCTGGACATGGGCGCCGGCGAGATTCTCGCCGAGGTCTACGGCGCCGGCTGATGGCGACGCCGCCGGTACTGATCTGCCGCCCCGGACCGAGGGCGGCGGCGCTGGCCGAGGCCATCGCCGCCGCGGGCTTTGCCGTCGAGCGGGGCGAGGCCATGGTCCTCGAGCCGCTGCCCGAGACCCCGGAGCAGCGTGCCACCTGGCTGGACTTCGACCAGTTCCGGCGCGTGGTGGTGGTCAGCCCCTTCGCCGCCGAGTGTCTCGCCGAGGCGCTGGACCGTTACTGGCCACAGCTCCCCGTAGGCATCGA
The Halomonas sp. M4R1S46 DNA segment above includes these coding regions:
- the lysA gene encoding diaminopimelate decarboxylase; the encoded protein is MDHFEYRDGVLHAEELPLSRIAEEFGTPCYIYSKATLARHFRAYTEALGSHPHLICYAVKANSNLAVLNLLARLGAGFDIVSVGELERVLTAGGDPAKVVFSGVAKQENEMARALSVGIKCFNVESRAELERLDAVARGLGRVAPISLRVNPDVDAGTHPYISTGLKANKFGIAVDEAREVYRQAAAMDNVRVVGLDCHIGSQLTETAPFLDALDRLLVLLERLREDGIEIEHLDLGGGLGVPYHDERPPHPFDYATALLERLSRWPGSDQLTLLFEPGRSIAANAGVLLTRVEFLKPGETKHFAIVDAAMNDLIRPALYQAWQAILPVDTTQARESGTYDVVGPVCETGDFLGQDRELAIAAGDLLAVRSAGAYGFVMASNYNSRPRPPEVMVDGDRAHLVRRRERLADLWAGEATLPDDSAETP
- the dapF gene encoding diaminopimelate epimerase, with the translated sequence MLLQFTKMHGLGNDFMVVDLITQRARLRDEQVRALADRRFGIGFDQLLVVEPPRDPDMDFRYRIYNADGSEVENCGNGARCFARFVRDQRLTHKREIHVETAGGPLTLVVGDDDRVSVDMGPPRFAPEALPFAADEDRALHALDVEGRRLEVGVVSLGNPHAVLRVDDVDTAPVATLGPAIEAHPRFPRRVNAGFMQVVSPHEIRLRVHERGSGETLACGTGACAAVATGIRLGWLESPVTVHLPGGDLEITWPGGDACLIMTGPAERVFEGRVPLN
- a CDS encoding HAD family hydrolase; this translates as MTRPRLQALTFDLDDTLWDNRGVMTRTEEGHYGWLDTALAEWLAERGEQHLGRFAERVPLPHYQARRQALAERHPLRRGDFTWIREQALASLLKEFGLPHEAAWHWATRAMERFHDLRLRVSPYPEVEPMLSELGTRYRLGSITNGNLDFDRLPLRRHFAVAIAAGEMHAPKPDPRPFLMALAKLGASPARAMHIGDSWKEDVLPAIRLGMQAAWVAGDTPHGAPLPEGVHRLGHIRELPALLEKLES
- the yihA gene encoding ribosome biogenesis GTP-binding protein YihA/YsxC — translated: MSRLNYQAARFLISAPTLAKCPSDGGAEVAFAGRSNAGKSSAINALTRQKALARTSKTPGRTQLINFFALGEDTDHRLVDLPGYGYAKVPEQVKLEWQRHLADYLQRRASLRGLVLVMDVRHPLSEFDQTMLGWADDQDMPVHILLTKADKLKSGAARNALQQVRSRLREWEDLVSVQLFSALKKQGLEEVHARLDDWLLADIGDD
- the hemC gene encoding hydroxymethylbilane synthase, with product MQAIETLRIATRKSQLAMWQAEHVRDRLMATHPGLKVELVAMATRGDKILDTPLAKVGGKGLFVKELEEAMLDGRADIAVHSMKDVPMHFPESLGLSVILEGAEPTDAFVSNHYASLDELPEGARIGTSSLRRGLQMREARPDLQVLNLRGNVQTRLGKLDAGDYDAILLATAGLKRLGLEARITMELPPEVCLPACGQGALGIECRMHDAELISLLAPLDDPATATRVRAERAMNTRLEGGCQVPIAGHAVFEDDGETLWLRALVGNPEGTEVLRAEGRGSLHEPEALGIRVAEELLDMGAGEILAEVYGAG
- the argH gene encoding argininosuccinate lyase, whose translation is MSPSPTNHRTNQSWGGRFSEPTDAFVARFTASVDFDRRLALHDIQGSRAHATMLARVGVLTEAERDAILGGLDEVQAEIDAGTFAWSVALEDVHMNIEARLTDKIGITGKKLHTGRSRNDQVATDIRLFLRDEIDTVAAELTRLREGLIALADREADTIMPGFTHLQTAQPVTFGHHLLAWQEMLARDQERLLDCRKRVNVLPLGAAALAGTTYPIDRHVTAELLGFDRPAENSLDAVSDRDFAIEFTSFASVLLMHLSRMSEELVLWTSAQFDFIDLPDRFCTGSSIMPQKKNPDVPELVRGKTGRVYGHLMGLLTLMKSQPLAYNKDNQEDKEPLFDALSTVQDCLKAFADMVPAIEAKADNMREAARKGFSTATDLADYLVCRGVAFRDAHEIVGQSVAFGIKEGKDLSEMSLEELRQFSDVIDEDVFAVLTLEGSVAARNHIGGTAPDQVRAAAQRAREALAALSSQDGQGSRG
- a CDS encoding tyrosine recombinase XerC encodes the protein MAEPTRLGDQLAAYLAALARTASPATVAAYRRDLAALGDFLADQGVDDGAALDAALLRRFLGGERARGLAPRSLARRRAAISGFADHLRAAGVLDHNPASLVRTPRLPKDLPRPVDVDALARFLDTPHDGSPLACRDQAMLELFYSSGLRLAELAALALADLQPQRVRVLGKGGKPRQVPVGRRARAALEAWLGVRGTLAADGETALFVGVRGARLGHRAIQQRLAALARQRGLAEHLHPHRLRHSFASHLLESSQDLRAVQELLGHANLATTQVYTRLDWQHLAASYDAAHPRARRRRSDDHE
- a CDS encoding DUF484 family protein gives rise to the protein MTRAAPEPRKTLDPDVVAQWLARHPDFFVGREGLLQQLKVPHPEARGATSLLERLVADLRTRAEQAEWRLEQLLESARHNEAQYRRTRELVLALLEAEDGDALGQALATQFSERFQTPALALWCPASLTDREAQPPQAPRQVLDDHVAQRLAALLDGRASRCTRLTPTDWKRLLPHAKAPDKAGSCALARLTLGEPLGYLVLASPDPDHFRASMDTLFTEYVGDVVARLLMRLAPSRHG